From Argopecten irradians isolate NY unplaced genomic scaffold, Ai_NY scaffold_0469, whole genome shotgun sequence, the proteins below share one genomic window:
- the LOC138312787 gene encoding uncharacterized protein, with the protein MSSVREGLEMLKSWNPNWNAHYFMCDFDLREVGALESTFKGAQVLLCNFHRDQAWQRWLTANKIADKESVMKQLRAIARSMEITSYEACLEELRNSSVYKDDITFQSWFEKKWIANAKVYSMTS; encoded by the exons ATGAGTTCTGTCCGAGAAGGGTTGGAAATGCTCAAGAGTTGGAATCCAAACTGGAATGCTCACTACTTCATGTGCGATTTCGATTTGAGGGAAGTAGGAGCTTTGGAGTCCACATTCAAAG GTGCTCAagtattattatgtaattttcaTCGTGACCAAGCCTGGCAGCGGTGGTTGACAGCCAATAAAATAGCAGATAAGGAATCTGTAATGAAGCA ATTGCGTGCTATTGCTCGTTCGATGGAGATTACCTCATATGAAGCATGTTTGGAAGAACTTCGAAACAGCAGTGTGTATAAGGACGATATCACTTTTCAAAGCTGGTTTGAAAAGAAGTGGATTGCCAATGCCAAGGTATATTCAATGACAAGCTGA